The following proteins are co-located in the Vigna unguiculata cultivar IT97K-499-35 chromosome 9, ASM411807v1, whole genome shotgun sequence genome:
- the LOC114163841 gene encoding transcriptional corepressor SEUSS-like, whose protein sequence is MVPPGPPTPIGGAQSVSPSLLRSNSGMLGAQGGPMPSQTSFPSLVSPRTQFNNMNILGNMSNVTSILNQTFPNGAPNPGLSGPGSSQRGAIDTGAETDPLSTVGNGMSFNNSSSTFVQSNIVNAASSGQGQGQQFSNPSSNQMLPDQQHSQQLEQQNFQHSQQSMQQFSGPLNTQQLPPQQHFQSIRGGIGGMGPVKLEPQVSNDQLGQQQQPLQSLRSLSSVKLEPQQMQTMRTLGPVKMEPQHSDQPLFLQQQQQQQQQQQQFLHMSSQSSQAAAAQINLLRQHRLLQLQQQHQQQQLLKAMPQQRSQLPQQFQQQNMLMRSVKPAYEPGMCARRLTHYMYQQQHRPEDNNIEFWRKFVAEYFAPNAKKKWCVSMYGSGRQTTGVFPQDVWHCEICNRKPGRGFEATVEVLPRLFKIKYESGTLEELLYVDMPREYHNSSGQIVLDYAKAIQESVFEQLRVVRDGQLRIVFSPDLKICSWEFCAQRHEELIPRRLLIPQVSQLGAVAQKYQAFTQNATPNISVPELQNNCNLFVASARQLAKALEVPLVNDLGYTKRYVRCLQISEVVNSMKDLIDYSRETETGPMDSLAKFPRRTNGSSGPRGQAQQHEEQLQQQQQQQMVSHNSNGDQNSVQAAAMQIASTNGMVSVNNNVNSASTSTTTSTIVGLLHQNSMNSRQQNSMNNASSPYGGSSVQIPSPGSSNTVPQAQPNSSPFQSPTPSSNNPPQTSHPTLTSGNHMSTTNSAANISMQQQQPSISGDPDPSDTQSSVQKIIHEMMMSSQINGTGGMIGVGSLGNDVKNVNGILPVGANTGLNGGNGLMGNGSMNSNSGVGVGNYGTMGLGQSPMPNGMRAAVVNNSIMNGRGGMASLARDQAMNHQQDLSNQLLSGLGAVNGFNNLQFDWKPSP, encoded by the exons ATGGTGCCTCCGGGGCCACCCACTCCCATTGGTGGTGCCCAGTCTGTTTCACCCTCTCTTTTAAGATCAAATTCTGGAATGCTAGGAGCTCAAGGGGGTCCCATGCCGTCGCAGACATCTTTCCCTTCACTTGTGTCGCCGCGTACTCAGTTCAACAACATGAACATTCTAGGAAATATGTCCAATGTGACTTCCATCCTGAATCAAACTTTCCCAAATGGAGCTCCGAATCCTGGGCTATCTGGTCCAGGAAGTAGCCAACGTGGAGCAATTGATACCGGAGCTGAAACAGATCCACTCTCCACTGTTGGTAATGGAATGAGCTTCAATAATTCTTCTTCCACGTTTGTACAGTCAAATATAGTAAATGCTGCTTCCTCTGGTCAAGGTCAGGGTCAACAATTTTCAAACCCTTCTAGTAACCAGATGTTGCCTGATCAACAACATTCCCAACAGCTTGAACAGCAAAATTTCCAACACAGTCAGCAGTCAATGCAACAGTTCTCTGGTCCTCTAAATACACAGCAGCTGCCTCCGCAGCAACATTTTCAATCAATTCGAGGAGGTATAGGTGGCATGGGACCTGTAAAGCTAGAGCCCCAGGTAAGCAACGATCAACTTGGACAGCAGCAGCAGCCGTTGCAATCTTTAAGGAGCCTTTCTTCAGTTAAATTGGAGCCACAACAAATGCAGACGATGAGAACACTGGGGCCTGTTAAAATGGAGCCTCAGCATTCTGATCAACCATTATTTTTgcagcagcaacaacaacagcaacaacagcaacaacaattCCTCCACATGTCAAGTCAATCATCCCAGGCTGCTGCTGCCCAGATCAATCTTTTGCGCCAGCACAGGCTTTTACAGTTACAACAACAACACCAGCAGCAACAACTCTTGAAGGCGATGCCTCAGCAACGGTCCCAGCTACCACAGCAATTTCAACAGCAGAACATGCTAATGAGATCTGTGAAACCAGCTTATGAACCCGGAATGTGTGCTAGGCGGCTGACACATTACATGTATCAGCAACAACATAGACCTGAA GATAACAATATTGAGTTCTGGAGAAAGTTTGTTGCTGAGTATTTTGCTCCTAATGCCAAGAAGAAATGGTGTGTTTCTATGTATGGAAGTGGAAGACAAACAACTGGAGTTTTCCCTCAG gATGTATGGCACTGCGAAATATGTAATCGCAAGCCTGGACGTGGTTTTG aagCCACTGTTGAGGTTCTTCCCCGACTTTTCAAGATAAAGTATGAAAGCGGTACTTTGGAAGAACTGCTTTATGTTGACATGCCTCGTGAATATCATAATTCGTCTGGTCAGATTGTTCTAGATTATGCTAAAGCAATACAAGAAAGCGTTTTTGAGCAACTTCGTGTTGTTCGTGATGGTCAACTTCGAATAGTTTTCTCTCCAGACCTGAAG ATTTGTTCTTGGGAATTTTGTGCTCAGCGCCATGAAGAGCTCATACCCAGGAGATTGTTAATACCACAG GTTAGCCAGCTTGGAGCAGTTGCACAGAAATACCAGGCTTTTACTCAAAATGCAACACCAAATATATCTGTTCCAGAATTACAAAATAACTGCAATTT GTTTGTTGCATCAGCCCGTCAGTTGGCTAAAGCCTTAGAAGTACCATTGGTTAATGATTTAGGATACACAAAGAGATATGTGCGCTGCCTACAG ATATCAGAAGTTGTAAATAGTATGAAAGACTTGATAGATTACAGCAGGGAAACTGAGACTGGACCTATGG ATAGCTTGGCAAAATTCCCTCGGAGAACAAATGGTTCATCTGGACCTCGTGGTCAAGCACAACAGCACGAAGAACAATTACagcagcagcaacaacaacaaatgGTGTCCCATAATTCAAATGGTGATCAAAACTCAGTACAAGCTGCTGCGATGCAAATTGCTTCTACCAATGGTATGGTCAGTGTGAATAACAATGTCAATTCAGCATCCACATCAACCACCACAAGTACTATCGTTGGACTTCTCCACCAGAATTCAATGAATTCTAGACAACAAAATTCAATGAACAATGCAAGTAGTCCATATGGAGGCAGTTCCGTTCAGATTCCATCCCCAGGTTCATCCAATACAGTGCCACAGGCCCAGCCAAACTCATCCCCTTTTCAATCACCAACGCCATCTTCTAACAACCCGCCACAAACATCTCACCCTACTTTAACATCTGGCAATCACATGAGTACAACTAACTCAGCAGCTAATATTTCCATGCAACAGCAGCAGCCATCTATTTCTGGTGATCCTGACCCTAGTGATACTCAAAGCTCAGTCCAGAAAATCATACATGAAATGATGATGTCCTCTCAGATTAACGGCACAGGAGGAATGATCGGTGTTGGTTCTCTTGGAAATGATGTGAAAAATGTAAATGGTATTCTGCCAGTGGGTGCCAATACAGGGCTCAATGGTGGCAATGGCTTGATGGGTAATGGGTCAATGAACAGTAATTCAGGCGTTGGGGTTGGTAATTACGGCACAATGGGTCTTGGTCAATCCCCTATGCCTAATGGAATGAGAGCTGCTGTGGTGAATAATTCAATCATGAATGGAAGGGGAGGAATGGCATCTCTTGCTCGGGATCAAGCTATGAATCATCAACAGGATTTGTCAAACCAACTACTTAGTGGGCTAGGGGCAGTAAATGGTTTTAATAATCTTCAATTTGATTGGAAACCTTCTCCTTGA
- the LOC114163843 gene encoding thioredoxin M-type, chloroplastic-like codes for MALEKCLGVTTVRTATPQCLSPCFPTSREKLVFPTHRGFKKSMPNTKLSYQSLYSTYRKSRFVCNAREAVNEVKVVTDSSWGTLVIANETPVLVEFWAPWCGPCRMIAPVIDELAKQYGDKIACYKLNTDDSPNIATQYGIRSIPTVLFFKNGEKKESIIGAVPKSTLSATIEKYIDS; via the exons ATGGCTCTGGAGAAGTGTTTAGGAGTAACCACAGTGCGCACAGCCACACCCCAATGCCTTTCTCCGTGTTTTCCAACTTCAAGGGAAAAGCTGGTTTTCCCAACTCACAGAGGTTTCAAGAAATCCATGCCAAACACAAAACTCTCATACCAATCTCTCTATTCAACCTACCGAAAATCCCGTTTTGTTTGTAATGCTCGTGAAGCGGTAAATGAAG TGAAAGTGGTGACTGACTCAAGCTGGGGAACACTTGTGATAGCCAATGAAACCCCTGTTCTGGTAGAATTTTGGGCACCATGGTGTGGTCCGTGCAGGATGATAGCACCTGTTATCGATGAGTTAGCGAAGCAATATGGTGACAAAATTGCATGCTACAAGCTTAACACAGATGACTCCCCAAACATAGCAACTCAGTACGGCATCAGAAGCATACCAACAGTTCTGTTCTTCAAGAAtggagagaaaaaagaaagcaTAATTGGTGCAGTTCCCAAGTCTACACTGTCAGCGACAATTGAAAAATACATTGATTCATAA
- the LOC114163362 gene encoding scarecrow-like protein 1, with amino-acid sequence MSLVRSADVAPTPYKNAKFFSLKGTDVRPGLSSQIFGPDKHRSIYITDSYSSESYEKYFHDSQTEELIEPSNSSISGSSIPPDVASSYQLTASSEASVVANNPFDCSFMSTVTHDVYEANFGSDLMENGILDSRENDGLMSLKLQALERALLDDSEAEEEDIFEAVQSMEIDPDIAEWDSMQDMVLHDSPKEYSSSDSSISSISSTKEISQISHTPKQLLYECAIALSEGNEEEGSSMINNLRQMVSIQGEPSQRIAAYMVEGLAARLAESGKSIYKALRCKEPPSSDRLAAMQILFEVCPCFKFGFIAANNAITEAVKDDMNIHIIDFDINQGSQYINLIQTLASRSSKPHVRLTGVDDPESVQRTVGGLKNIGQRLEKLAEALGLPFEFRAVASRTSIVTPSMLNCSPGEALVVNFAFQLHHMPDESVSTVNERDQLLRLVKSLNPKLVTVVEQDVNTNTTPFLPRFVEAYNYYSAVFESLDVTLPRESQDRMNVERQCLARDIVNVVACEGEDRIERYEVAGKWRARITMAGFTSSPMSTNVTDEIRNLIKVMYCDRYKIKEEMDALHFGWEDKNLIVASAWKLPR; translated from the coding sequence ATGTCATTAGTTAGGTCTGCTGATGTAGCTCCCACACCGTATAAAAATGCCAAGTTCTTCTCACTAAAGGGAACCGATGTTAGACCAGGCTTGTCCTCTCAAATTTTTGGTCCTGATAAGCATAGGAGCATTTACATCACAGATTCTTACTCCAGCGAGAGTTATGAGAAGTACTTCCATGACTCTCAAACAGAAGAACTGATAGAACCATCGAACTCCAGCATCTCTGGAAGTTCAATCCCCCCTGATGTAGCCTCTTCTTACCAGCTTACAGCCAGTTCAGAAGCTTCTGTGGTTGCCAATAACCCATTTGATTGTTCTTTCATGTCCACAGTGACACACGATGTTTATGAGGCAAACTTTGGATCAGATTTGATGGAGAATGGAATCCTCGATTCCCGTGAAAATGATGGTCTAATGAGTTTAAAACTACAAGCATTGGAGAGGGCATTGCTTGATGATAGTGAGGCTGAGGAGGAAGACATATTTGAGGCTGTTCAAAGCATGGAAATTGATCCAGACATTGCTGAGTGGGATTCCATGCAGGATATGGTCCTCCATGATTCACCAAAGGAGTACTCTTCTTCAGACTCCAGCATCAGCAGCATCAGCAGCACCAAAGAAATATCACAAATTTCTCACACCCCAAAACAGCTGCTTTATGAATGTGCTATTGCACTTTCAGAAGGAAACGAAGAGGAAGGATCATCCATGATAAACAATCTCAGACAGATGGTGTCAATTCAAGGAGAGCCTTCTCAAAGAATCGCCGCCTATATGGTTGAGGGGCTTGCAGCTCGCCTAGCGGAATCTGGCAAAAGTATTTACAAAGCTCTGAGATGCAAGGAGCCACCTTCTTCAGATCGTCTAGCAGCCATGCAGATACTGTTTGAGGTTTGCCCATGTTTCAAATTTGGGTTTATTGCTGCTAACAATGCAATCACAGAAGCAGTGAAAGATGACATGAACATTCATATCATAGACTTTGACATCAACCAAGGAAGCCAGTACATTAATCTAATCCAAACACTTGCTTCAAGGTCAAGTAAGCCACATGTTAGATTGACAGGGGTTGATGATCCAGAGTCTGTGCAGAGAACTGTTGGAGGTCTCAAGAACATAGGACAAAGACTAGAAAAACTGGCAGAGGCACTTGGTTTACCATTTGAGTTCCGAGCAGTGGCATCAAGGACTTCCATTGTGACCCCATCAATGCTCAACTGTAGTCCTGGTGAAGCACTTGTGGTGAACTTTGCATTCCAGCTTCATCACATGCCTGATGAGAGTGTTTCAACCGTGAACGAACGGGACCAGCTTCTTCGGTTGGTGAAGAGCTTGAATCCAAAGCTTGTGACAGTTGTGGAGCAAGATGTGAACACAAACACCACCCCCTTCTTGCCTAGATTTGTTGAAGCCTACAATTACTACTCTGCTGTGTTTGAGTCGCTTGATGTTACTCTTCCAAGAGAAAGCCAGGACAGGATGAATGTTGAAAGACAGTGCTTGGCCAGAGACATTGTCAACGTTGTTGCATGTGAGGGCGAGGATAGGATAGAACGGTACGAAGTGGCAGGAAAATGGCGAGCGAGGATCACAATGGCTGGCTTCACTTCATCTCCAATGAGCACAAATGTTACTGATGAAATCCGAAACCTCATTAAGGTGATGTATTGTGACAGGTACAAGATAAAGGAGGAAATGGATGCTCTTCACTTTGGTTGGGAAGACAAAAACTTGATCGTTGCTTCGGCATGGAAGTTACCAAGATAA